A single Triticum dicoccoides isolate Atlit2015 ecotype Zavitan chromosome 2A, WEW_v2.0, whole genome shotgun sequence DNA region contains:
- the LOC119355149 gene encoding uncharacterized protein LOC119355149: protein MARAKAPRRKPPQAVSRRLLGFCGLSFAAALYVGIDYLRYLSPTWHDRLQPVLWAALALAAAARAPFYRHWDVELRAVLPFLGSIVFMLSAFLIEMISVRFVSVLMGLQWHGSAAPLPDTGQWLLLALNEKLPGSVVDLLRAHVITLHHYLMLFMMLGFSVLFDCIKAPGLGIATRYMFTMAVGRLLRVATFVGTILPSARPWCAAGRYQIPGHPHPWAQKYYVPYASDSHAIRAVIDTDMAYADVQAYPDEYSPDWGRMSFLVDILRPTPGEGPAWYHLLKKASGGCNDLMYSGHMLVAVLTAMAWTEAYGGWISVAIWFLVLHSAQREVRERHHYTVDCVVAIYVGILLWRMTWFIWSARDASRARRLAKLEEVQSRLIHAAKDADVNEIRDLLKEVELAGHDKPGFSQRAILAFAAATIIFTLTCVVLALTLTSDG from the exons ATGGCGAGGGCGAAGGCACCGAGGCGGAAGCCGCCGCAGGCGGTCTCCCGACGGCTCCTCGGATTTTGCGGGCTGAGCTTCGCGGCGGCGTTGTACGTGGGGATTGACTACCTGCGGTACCTCTCGCCGACATGGCACGACCGGCTGCAGCCGGTGCTCTGGGCGGCGctggcgctcgccgccgccgcgcgcgcACCCTTCTACCGCCACTGGGATGTCGAGCTCCGGGCGGTGCTTCCCTTCCTCGGTTCCATCGTCTTCATGCTCAGCGCCTTCCTCATCGAGATGATCTCCGTCCGCTTCGTCTCCGTCCTGATGGGGCTCCAGTGGCACGG ATCTGCTGCTCCACTTCCTGACACTGGCCAATGGCTGCTTCTAGCTTTGAATGAGAAGCTTCCTGGAAGTGTTGTTGATCTATTGAGAGCTCATGTTATCACTCTTCACCATTATTTGATGTTATTTATGATGTTGGGGTTCTCAGTGCTGTTTGATTGCATCAAGGCTCCTGGTCTTGGAATAGCCACAAGATATATGTTCACCATGGCAGTCGGACGGTTGCTTCGGGTGGCAACTTTTGTTggtacaattcttccatctgcgagACCTTGGTGCGCTGCAGGTCGTTATCAAATACCTGGGCACCCTCATCCCTGGGCGCAAAAATATTATGTTCCATATGCTTCTGATTCACATGCTATTCGTGCGGTCATAGACACTGATATGGCTTATG CTGATGTTCAAGCTTACCCTGATGAGTACAGTCCTGACTGGGGTCGGATGAGTTTCTTAGTAGACATTTTGAGGCCAACCCCTGGAGAGGGGCCTGCATGGTACCATCTGTTGAAAAAAGCCAGTGGAGGTTGCAATGATCTTATGTATAGTGGGCACATGCTTGTCGCTGTTCTTACTGCCATGGCATGGACG GAAGCTTATGGAGGCTGGATTTCTGTTGCAATATGGTTTCTCGTCCTGCACAGTGCACAAAGGGAGGTACGTGAACGGCATCATTACACCGTGGACTGCGTCGTGGCAATCTACGTCGGAATCCTCTTGTGGAGGATGACATGGTTCATCTGGTCTGCTAGAGATGCCAGCCGAGCTAGAAGGCTTGCTAAGCTTGAAGAGGTTCAGAGCAGGCTAATTCATGCAGCAAAGGATGCAGACGTCAATGAAATCCGGGATCTGCTGAAGGAGGTTGAGCTAGCAGGCCATGACAAGCCCGGCTTTTCACAGAGAGCCATCCTGGCCTTCGCTGCAGCTACAATTATTTTCACGCTGACCTGTGTTGTCCTTGCCCTTACTTTAACCAGTGACGGGTGA